The Ornithinimicrobium faecis region GCCGAGGTGGACCAGCGGTGCGGCCAGCGCCGCGGCAAGACCGAGCAGGGCGCCGATGAGCAGGCCAGCAGCCCGACGTCCCCGGTGTCCACGCCGCAGCGTGGCGCCAACCGCGAGCACGAGCAGGGGAACGGTCCACCACACGGTGGGCGAGAGTGACCCGCCGGCATGCAGCAACAGGGTCTGCCAGGCCGGGGTGTCAGGCCCTCCAGACACGGTGGTTCCCGCGCCGCCGAGCACAGTCCTGGGGTCGGCCAGGACCTCACGCAGCCAGGGGCCGGTCAGCAGCCAGGGCAGCACCGCGAGCAGCAGGCCACGCAGGCGCCCCCAGCCCGGGCCGAAGAGCAGGACCAGCAGTCCGCCCAGGCTGGTCAGCAGCAGCAGGGCAGGAGCGAACAGCCCCACCAGGGCGGTCAGCAGGACGGTGGCGAAGGTTGCCGTCGTGCGCTGCACGCCGTGACGCCGCGACCCGGCGACCACGACGCCGGCGACGATGAGGGGCAGGGCTGCGTGCGCGATCACCGGCCCGAGTCGGCCCTCGTCCACACCGGCAGACAACGGCGCCATCCCGGCCCAGATCAGGCCGATCAGGGCCCGGGGCCAGCGGGCGCGCACCGCCACCCTGGACGCGAAGTAGGCCGACGCCACAGACAGCGGGATCGCCGCGAACAACAGCCACGCCACCGTCACCGCCGCCGGCGACCGCGTGGCGTCAACCCACGGCAGGTGCTCCACGACCCAGGTGAAGCCACTCATCGGCAACAACCAGGCGCCCGGGTCGGCGCCGGAGCCGAGCCCCGACCCGGTCCAGGGGTCGGCCCAGCTGTGCCACACCTGCGACCAACCGCCGGAGATCGTGTGCACCTCCCCGCCAGTGACGCCATAGCCACGCCCGGACAGCGCGGGCAGGAGCTCTCGCCACCGCACGAGGGCGGCTCCGACAGCCACCAGCAGGGCGAGCACCAGTGGCCAGCTCCACAGCGTCCGGAAGCGACTGGGGGCACTCTCCAGCGACTCTGCGTCCTCCGACACCGGACCGGTCTCCAGTGCTGCCCCTCCGCGAGGCGCACCACGATCGGTCAGCGCTCCATGGACCGTGTCCGAGGTCCCGTGCCACGCACTGCTGGCCGGGGCGAAGAGGCTGGAGAGGTTGCGTCGGCGCACCCGTTTGCGGCCCCGGAAGCGCCAGCGGGCACCCGTGCCCCGCGCCGGAGCAAGGACTGCGCCGGTGTCGGCAAACTCGGCCGCGGCCTGCTGGGGACGCTTGACGAGCAGCAGGCCCAGCCCCATCAGCACGGAGGTGATCAGGATGCCCAGGGCCCGCCACGGTGCCGCCCACCAGGATCCTCGGGCGAGTGCCATCTGGCGGGTGCGGCGCCGGGTCGTCAGTGTCGGGGCGGGGTGACCGTTGCTGCCCTGGCGCACGACGGCGTCGGTCGCGACGACGACTCGGTGTCCGGCCAGATGGCTGCGCCACGACAGGTCAAGCCCCTCCGCACCGTCGCCGAACGCCTTGTCGATGCCACCGACGGCGTGCAGCACATCACTGCGGACCAGCAGGCCGGGCAGCGGCACCCCGATGATGTCGACCCGTTGGTCGTGCTGTCCCTGATCGAGCTCACGAGCGATGTGGGCGTCGGCGTCCCGTCCGCCCCGGGTGATGCGGTGCCCCACCGACACCAACTGGCGCGGGTCATCGGCGCGCACCAGTTTGGGACCGACGATGCCGACACCGCTCGACCGGCGGGTCGCCTCAACGAGGTTGCTGAGCGCCTCGGGCCCCGGCACGGAGTCGTCGTGCAGGATCCAGATCCAGTGCGTCGCGTCGGTCGCCAGGGCGGCGCGCGCGTCCTCGATGATGCTCCAAAGCGGAGGGTCCTGGTCGGGGTGCGGGACGGGCTCCCGGACGACAAGGTCGACCCCGTCCTCGGCGATCAGCGGGTGAGCCTGCGCCTCGCCGATCTCGTCATCATCCGAGGCGAGCCCGGTGATGACGACCCGGTCGGGGAGTCGGTGCTGCGCAGAGAGTGCGTCGAGGGTCTGCAGCACAACCGGTCCGCCGGGGTGCGTCAGGAGGAGGACGGTCACGTCCTCCACCGGAACGCGCGGTCGATCGCGCACCCGGGTCGCGGGTGTGGCGGGCACGATGGGTGGTGCCGCCCTTAGACGGCGCGCTTCTTCAACTTGCGTCGCTCCCGCTCAGAAAGACCGCCCCAGATGCCGAAGCGCTCGTCGTGTGCCAGGGCATACTCCAGGCACTCGGCGCGCACCTCGCAGCCGACGCAGACCTTCTTGGCCTCGCGGGTCGAGCCACCCTTCTCAGGAAAGAACGCCTCGGGGTCAGTCTGTGCGCACAGGGCGCGCTCCTGCCACGAGGCTTCCTCCGACTCGGTGTCGGTGCTCGTCAAAAATGTCATGATCTCCAGCTCGTGCACGGTTCCTCCAAACCCTCACCCAGCACAAGTAACAACAAGAGAATTACACGCGTGTCATGCGCCATAGTCAAGCCCTGATCTGCTAGCGGTCGTCTGACCTCGTGCTTTAGGCGTCTTACCCAACCTCTGCTATGACCCACCAGTAACCCCTGCAGGACGTTCGCAGACCGATCCACGAAGGACGCGGTGCCACGGCGGAGCGGCCCAGGTGCGAGGATTCTGGCCATGAGGTTGACGGCATGAGGACGAGCACATGAGGATCACCGCACTGGCGGGCGGGGTCGGCGGCGCCCGGTTCGTGCGCGGGTTGCTG contains the following coding sequences:
- a CDS encoding glycosyltransferase, which translates into the protein MTVLLLTHPGGPVVLQTLDALSAQHRLPDRVVITGLASDDDEIGEAQAHPLIAEDGVDLVVREPVPHPDQDPPLWSIIEDARAALATDATHWIWILHDDSVPGPEALSNLVEATRRSSGVGIVGPKLVRADDPRQLVSVGHRITRGGRDADAHIARELDQGQHDQRVDIIGVPLPGLLVRSDVLHAVGGIDKAFGDGAEGLDLSWRSHLAGHRVVVATDAVVRQGSNGHPAPTLTTRRRTRQMALARGSWWAAPWRALGILITSVLMGLGLLLVKRPQQAAAEFADTGAVLAPARGTGARWRFRGRKRVRRRNLSSLFAPASSAWHGTSDTVHGALTDRGAPRGGAALETGPVSEDAESLESAPSRFRTLWSWPLVLALLVAVGAALVRWRELLPALSGRGYGVTGGEVHTISGGWSQVWHSWADPWTGSGLGSGADPGAWLLPMSGFTWVVEHLPWVDATRSPAAVTVAWLLFAAIPLSVASAYFASRVAVRARWPRALIGLIWAGMAPLSAGVDEGRLGPVIAHAALPLIVAGVVVAGSRRHGVQRTTATFATVLLTALVGLFAPALLLLTSLGGLLVLLFGPGWGRLRGLLLAVLPWLLTGPWLREVLADPRTVLGGAGTTVSGGPDTPAWQTLLLHAGGSLSPTVWWTVPLLVLAVGATLRRGHRGRRAAGLLIGALLGLAAALAAPLVHLGVVPAGHTDAGEIVTAWPGLFLSVAAACLLLAAAQAVELPPALGRPAWHAPLVAVLTGVVAVAGVGTLAWTVWAGAGGPLTAAARPYPAVVDAQATGPEASRVLDLTVTDDTVTYQLVGEEPGLWVRDRVAEMVRTGADTSTPDPGEQALTDAVLALTDTGDASDSSAAHDALLDLGVGHVGLRAEPDDPLVASLDATAALSRVNAPEDLMLWRVGSGGTEDAAVPSARARLVDSDGTALAVVPVDGPHSVLRDSGEPPEGTAALVISEAAGWAQVAEVRAGGERLEPVSGQWPPQFAVTAGAADQLQVTMPPPDLTWRIGTVALAALVLFLALPFGSRRRRSS
- a CDS encoding WhiB family transcriptional regulator: MTFLTSTDTESEEASWQERALCAQTDPEAFFPEKGGSTREAKKVCVGCEVRAECLEYALAHDERFGIWGGLSERERRKLKKRAV